One stretch of Fictibacillus sp. b24 DNA includes these proteins:
- a CDS encoding sodium:solute symporter has protein sequence MQTLDTVIILLYFAVLIGAGIIGSTKAKTSEDFTLAGRNLGMFMYLGCLSAVILGGAATIGTTKLGYQYGISGIWFVSMIGLGIILLGTIFIKKIDSLKVTTISELLGKRYKSETRLLSAIVAAIYTLMIAVTQVIGMGTIINVLLGWGITTSMLVGGGIVLFYTILGGMWSVTVTDIIQFVVMTIGIFFIMVPMSLSKVDGLGNLLSELPQSHLDFTGIGYQQIFQYFLLFALGMVVSQDIWQRVFTAKSSKIARNGSIFAGVYSFAYAIAGSIIGMCAFLVLPALDNPQNTFAEMALTILPTGILGLVLASVCSALMSTASGSLLASSTLITNDILKQYFLKNPSDKQMIRASRITTLLIGLIAITFSIWIQDVLVALDVAYAILSGAIFIPLVMTFFWKRATPSSGFYAILISTIVVLAGLFFEGLTATNPILYGMSAGLISIVGISLFTASPSEFDTPFDEDAEDEDVEEERKQA, from the coding sequence ATGCAAACACTTGATACGGTTATTATCCTATTATATTTTGCTGTATTGATTGGGGCGGGAATTATTGGTTCAACGAAAGCAAAAACATCTGAGGACTTTACACTTGCAGGAAGAAATCTCGGTATGTTCATGTATCTTGGCTGTTTGTCTGCCGTTATTCTAGGCGGTGCAGCAACGATTGGAACAACAAAGCTTGGGTATCAGTACGGAATATCCGGAATCTGGTTCGTATCGATGATTGGTTTAGGCATTATACTTCTTGGTACTATTTTTATTAAAAAGATTGATTCACTAAAAGTTACGACAATTAGTGAGTTATTAGGAAAACGATACAAATCGGAAACACGCCTTTTAAGTGCGATCGTTGCAGCCATCTACACCCTCATGATCGCGGTTACTCAAGTAATTGGGATGGGAACCATTATTAACGTTCTTTTAGGCTGGGGCATCACCACCTCCATGCTTGTTGGTGGCGGCATCGTACTGTTTTATACCATTCTTGGTGGAATGTGGAGTGTTACCGTTACAGACATTATTCAATTTGTTGTAATGACGATTGGGATCTTCTTCATCATGGTTCCTATGAGTCTTTCAAAAGTAGATGGCTTAGGAAATCTATTATCTGAACTGCCGCAATCTCACTTAGATTTCACTGGAATTGGTTATCAGCAGATCTTTCAGTACTTCCTGCTGTTTGCACTTGGGATGGTCGTTTCGCAAGATATTTGGCAGCGTGTGTTTACTGCAAAGTCTAGTAAAATTGCAAGAAATGGTTCAATCTTTGCAGGCGTGTATAGCTTTGCTTATGCGATTGCGGGAAGCATCATTGGAATGTGTGCGTTTCTTGTGTTGCCAGCATTAGATAATCCGCAAAACACGTTTGCAGAGATGGCTCTCACTATTCTGCCAACAGGAATCTTAGGTCTCGTATTGGCTAGTGTATGTTCTGCTTTAATGTCCACAGCTTCTGGATCGTTGCTTGCATCTTCAACATTGATTACGAACGACATTTTAAAGCAATATTTTTTAAAGAATCCTTCCGATAAACAAATGATAAGAGCATCTAGAATCACGACACTCTTGATCGGGTTAATTGCGATTACTTTTTCCATATGGATTCAGGATGTTCTCGTAGCACTTGATGTGGCTTACGCGATTCTCTCTGGAGCGATATTTATCCCGCTTGTTATGACGTTCTTTTGGAAACGTGCAACACCTAGTTCTGGGTTTTATGCCATCTTAATTTCAACCATTGTTGTTTTGGCTGGTTTATTTTTCGAAGGACTAACAGCTACAAATCCAATTCTTTACGGAATGTCTGCAGGGCTGATAAGTATAGTGGGAATCTCTCTATTCACTGCCTCTCCTTCTGAGTTTGATACACCATTTGATGAGGATGCAGAAGACGAAGACGTTGAAGAAGAGAGAAAACAAGCGTAA